One part of the Syntrophomonadaceae bacterium genome encodes these proteins:
- the pknB gene encoding Stk1 family PASTA domain-containing Ser/Thr kinase, with translation MLGRILAGRYELLEKLGGGGMAVVYKGKDRLLNRAVTVKLLRDQYAHDQEFVRKFRREAQAVASLSHPNIVSIYDVGQEGDLHYLVMEYVEGKSLRTVIQEEGALEPSRAVELSQQICEALHHAHEHQIIHRDIKPHNILITRNGRAKVTDFGIALAASTATVTYEGNMVGSVHYVSPEQARGEPTTPQSDVYSAGIVLYEMLTGEVPFIGETPIGIAMKHVQESPRPPRDIRPEIPPALERVVAKALIKDLSRRYKTANEMWADLEKIRLILMGEDMPAKDFGGVGGDKMKDNTGPRRRRKARPLAWVLFFLIILAGLYATFLGFAQWFVIGETRVPDVVDLPLYQAQLRLNEAGLKTEVGEKRHHLRIVQGNVISQSQEPDTVIKKGRTIRLDLSLGPELREVPDVTGETVRMARTRLQNAEFVVDPNEEQVFHPDIPPGRVINTDPQPLTRQPRGSTIKLIVSAGPQLQEVTMPNLIGRYLDEVRKDIDALGLFMNLTYTDSPHFFAGQVAAQEPAPDSPVTQGTTVNLVISKGGGPPAQPATVTVPVPNDGKQHQVSIVVSDRKSTRTEYSQRHSGGDYVQVVVAYYGEGVVQVFLNDEKIYERRVP, from the coding sequence TTGCTGGGAAGAATTCTAGCCGGCCGCTATGAGTTGTTGGAGAAGCTCGGCGGCGGAGGAATGGCTGTTGTTTATAAGGGAAAAGACCGACTCTTAAACCGGGCGGTCACGGTTAAGCTTTTGCGGGATCAATATGCCCATGATCAGGAGTTTGTGCGCAAGTTTCGGCGGGAGGCCCAGGCTGTTGCCAGCTTATCTCACCCAAATATTGTCAGCATATACGATGTGGGGCAGGAAGGTGACCTGCATTACCTGGTGATGGAGTATGTGGAAGGTAAGTCTCTTAGAACAGTAATTCAGGAAGAAGGAGCTCTTGAACCTTCCCGCGCAGTAGAACTGTCCCAGCAAATTTGCGAAGCCCTGCACCATGCCCATGAACACCAGATAATTCATCGGGATATCAAGCCCCATAATATATTGATTACTCGCAACGGACGGGCAAAAGTAACCGATTTTGGCATTGCCCTTGCGGCCTCAACGGCAACGGTCACCTACGAAGGGAATATGGTAGGTTCCGTGCATTATGTTTCCCCGGAGCAAGCCCGGGGTGAGCCGACAACCCCTCAGTCGGATGTTTATTCGGCAGGCATTGTTCTTTATGAAATGTTGACTGGCGAAGTGCCATTTATTGGGGAAACTCCTATCGGCATAGCTATGAAACATGTTCAGGAGTCTCCGCGTCCGCCTCGAGACATCAGGCCTGAGATACCACCTGCCTTGGAACGGGTGGTTGCTAAAGCCCTGATTAAGGACCTGTCCAGGAGGTATAAAACAGCCAACGAAATGTGGGCTGATTTAGAAAAAATCAGGCTGATCCTGATGGGGGAGGACATGCCTGCTAAAGACTTTGGAGGAGTCGGGGGTGATAAGATGAAAGATAATACAGGCCCCCGCCGTCGGCGGAAGGCTCGTCCGCTTGCCTGGGTCTTGTTTTTTCTGATCATCTTGGCAGGTCTTTACGCAACTTTTTTAGGATTTGCTCAGTGGTTTGTGATCGGGGAAACCCGGGTGCCGGATGTGGTGGACCTGCCTTTGTACCAGGCCCAACTGCGTCTGAATGAAGCCGGTTTGAAAACTGAGGTTGGCGAGAAAAGGCATCACCTGCGCATAGTTCAGGGCAATGTTATTTCGCAGAGCCAGGAACCGGATACAGTAATCAAAAAAGGCCGGACGATCAGACTGGATCTGAGCCTTGGCCCAGAACTGCGAGAGGTGCCCGATGTAACCGGAGAAACTGTCCGCATGGCCCGCACCCGGCTCCAAAATGCGGAGTTTGTTGTGGATCCCAATGAGGAACAAGTATTTCACCCGGATATCCCTCCCGGCAGGGTGATTAATACGGACCCGCAGCCCCTCACCAGGCAGCCCAGGGGCAGCACTATCAAATTAATCGTCAGCGCCGGACCCCAACTGCAGGAGGTCACTATGCCAAACCTAATTGGCAGATACCTGGATGAAGTGCGGAAAGATATCGATGCTCTGGGTTTGTTTATGAACCTAACCTATACTGATAGCCCACATTTTTTTGCCGGGCAGGTGGCCGCCCAGGAACCAGCACCAGATAGCCCGGTGACACAGGGAACTACGGTCAACCTTGTGATCAGCAAAGGCGGAGGCCCCCCAGCCCAGCCTGCAACCGTAACTGTGCCGGTGCCTAATGATGGCAAGCAGCACCAGGTTAGTATAGTTGTTTCTGACAGGAAGAGTACCCGGACCGAGTACAGTCAACGACATTCTGGCGGGGACTATGTCCAGGTCGTTGTTGCTTACTACGGAGAAGGAGTTGTGCAGGTTTTCCTGAATGACGAGAAAATATACGAGCGCCGGGTTCCGTAA
- a CDS encoding Stp1/IreP family PP2C-type Ser/Thr phosphatase — MFLLEIKERYRCSGRLTNLYTSEELEVRFMPAFGLTHPGLVRARNEDYFYIDPEKRLYVVADGMGGHKAGDIASSMAVATIGQYITGHSEAPGELLKEAIFHANQAVYQEALRIQANHGMGTTVAIALIADGKLFSAHVGDSRIYLIREGQVAALTNDHSLVEELIKRGELNEADAMGHPQRNILTRALGVAPQVEVDTGEAWLSPGDFILLCSDGLSGVVGKEELGRIVLEGFDLKQSVNSMIKLALDRGGLDNITAVLVHYE; from the coding sequence ATGTTTTTGCTCGAAATAAAAGAGAGATATAGGTGCTCTGGCAGGTTAACGAACTTGTATACCTCAGAAGAATTAGAGGTGAGATTTATGCCGGCTTTCGGTCTCACTCATCCTGGACTAGTACGGGCCAGGAACGAGGATTATTTTTATATTGATCCAGAAAAAAGGCTTTATGTAGTTGCTGATGGAATGGGAGGGCACAAGGCAGGGGATATTGCCAGCAGCATGGCTGTAGCTACTATTGGGCAGTACATTACAGGTCACTCGGAGGCGCCGGGTGAACTGTTGAAAGAGGCCATTTTCCATGCTAACCAGGCAGTTTATCAGGAAGCACTGCGGATCCAGGCTAATCACGGAATGGGGACTACGGTAGCTATTGCTCTTATTGCTGACGGCAAGCTTTTTAGCGCTCATGTAGGTGACAGTAGGATCTATCTAATCAGGGAGGGTCAGGTTGCTGCTTTAACAAATGATCATTCCCTGGTCGAGGAACTGATCAAAAGGGGAGAACTCAATGAGGCTGATGCGATGGGACATCCTCAGAGAAATATTCTCACCCGGGCACTAGGTGTGGCCCCTCAGGTTGAAGTTGATACCGGAGAAGCCTGGCTCTCGCCGGGGGATTTTATCCTGCTGTGTTCTGATGGGCTATCAGGGGTAGTTGGAAAAGAAGAACTTGGGAGGATTGTTCTTGAAGGTTTTGACCTGAAACAATCTGTCAATTCTATGATTAAACTAGCGTTGGACCGGGGCGGGCTGGATAATATTACGGCTGTTCTGGTTCACTATGAATGA
- the rsgA gene encoding ribosome small subunit-dependent GTPase A, whose protein sequence is MGTGILLKGYAGFYYVKTESEVLECSLRGRLRLENQTFLAGDKVKVTNLGAGKGVIEGVLPRTSELARPPVANVDQVVVVMALSSPPPDLMLMDRLLFAIIHAGLKPIICWNKSDLCPGEQNDHGLPGLYAKIGYLSFPTSTKTGAGITQLKEEFRGRISVLAGPSGAGKSSLLNAIQPGLSLRTGQVSEKSQRGRHTTRHVELLSAGLEGLVADTPGFSRLELPQVKREEVACYFPEMLKLFNKCRFASCLHRLEPGCAVIQAVKEGQLQESRYQHYLEFLSESMEKERRY, encoded by the coding sequence ATGGGGACTGGTATCCTTTTGAAAGGATATGCTGGCTTCTATTATGTAAAAACCGAATCCGAAGTCCTGGAATGCTCCCTCCGTGGGCGCCTCCGGCTAGAAAATCAGACCTTTTTAGCAGGGGATAAAGTAAAGGTGACTAATTTAGGCGCTGGAAAAGGGGTCATCGAGGGGGTCTTGCCCAGGACAAGCGAACTCGCTCGACCGCCGGTCGCCAATGTTGACCAGGTTGTTGTGGTCATGGCATTGAGCAGCCCGCCGCCGGACTTGATGCTGATGGACCGGTTATTGTTTGCCATTATTCATGCTGGTTTGAAGCCTATTATCTGCTGGAACAAAAGTGATTTGTGTCCGGGAGAACAGAATGATCATGGACTGCCGGGCCTATATGCCAAAATTGGTTATCTTTCATTTCCTACCAGCACAAAGACCGGTGCGGGGATAACCCAATTAAAAGAAGAGTTTAGAGGCAGGATTTCTGTTCTGGCCGGGCCGTCTGGAGCGGGTAAATCCAGTCTCTTGAATGCCATTCAGCCAGGTTTGTCCTTACGGACAGGCCAGGTCAGTGAAAAATCCCAGCGTGGCCGCCATACAACCAGGCATGTAGAGCTTCTTTCAGCTGGCCTTGAGGGTCTGGTAGCGGATACCCCTGGTTTCAGCCGCCTTGAACTTCCACAAGTCAAACGAGAGGAAGTAGCCTGTTATTTCCCGGAAATGCTGAAGCTATTCAATAAGTGTCGATTTGCGTCTTGTTTGCACAGGCTTGAGCCGGGCTGCGCCGTGATCCAGGCTGTAAAAGAGGGTCAGTTGCAGGAAAGCCGGTACCAGCATTACCTCGAATTTTTGTCTGAGAGCATGGAGAAAGAAAGGAGATACTAA
- the rlmN gene encoding 23S rRNA (adenine(2503)-C(2))-methyltransferase RlmN yields MDRIQQLELRGMSLEEMDELVKGLGQPGYRAGQLYRWVHRHGAARWAEMKNLPQELLQQLLHRCLLDNTRIVDQVWTAGKDTVKCLLELPDGEKIEAVLMIYEGNDRKSRYTACVSTQVGCPMGCSFCATGMTGWQRNLTAGEIIGQALAVQSVLSPKRQITNIVFMGMGEPLLNFRNLIKAIEIFNSRQGMNISMRRITVSTCGLAPQIRELADEGLPIVLAVSLHAPTDALRETLMPVNKKYPISQIMAACRYYAEKTGRRVTFEYALIRGVNDRIEHAEQLGRLLKGFLCNVNLIPVNPVMEKGWQRTSQEEIALFAKRLQSWGLETVVRESKGQDIDAACGQLRRRNSHQA; encoded by the coding sequence ATGGATAGAATACAGCAGTTGGAATTAAGAGGAATGTCCCTGGAGGAAATGGATGAGCTGGTAAAAGGCCTGGGGCAGCCCGGATACCGCGCCGGACAGCTCTATCGATGGGTTCACCGCCATGGGGCCGCAAGATGGGCGGAAATGAAAAACCTTCCGCAAGAGCTGCTTCAACAGCTCCTTCATCGATGCCTTCTTGACAACACAAGGATTGTGGACCAGGTATGGACTGCCGGAAAAGACACTGTGAAATGCTTGCTGGAACTGCCCGATGGCGAAAAGATTGAAGCTGTGCTAATGATTTATGAGGGTAATGACCGCAAATCCCGGTATACTGCTTGCGTGTCAACCCAGGTTGGATGCCCGATGGGCTGCAGCTTTTGCGCGACAGGAATGACTGGCTGGCAGCGCAACCTGACTGCCGGAGAAATCATTGGGCAGGCCCTGGCAGTGCAGTCTGTCCTGTCACCAAAGCGGCAGATAACCAACATCGTTTTCATGGGGATGGGGGAACCCCTTCTGAACTTTCGCAACCTGATCAAGGCCATCGAGATTTTTAACAGTAGACAGGGAATGAATATCAGTATGCGGCGGATAACTGTCTCCACTTGCGGTTTGGCGCCCCAGATCCGGGAGTTGGCTGATGAAGGCCTTCCGATAGTTTTAGCGGTATCTCTTCATGCTCCCACAGATGCCTTGCGGGAAACATTGATGCCAGTAAATAAAAAATATCCCATCTCCCAAATCATGGCAGCTTGCCGGTATTATGCGGAAAAAACAGGTAGGCGGGTGACTTTTGAATATGCCTTGATCCGCGGGGTTAATGATCGAATAGAACATGCAGAACAGCTCGGCAGGCTTTTAAAAGGCTTCCTTTGCAATGTCAATCTGATTCCGGTTAACCCTGTTATGGAAAAGGGATGGCAGCGCACAAGCCAGGAAGAAATAGCACTTTTTGCCAAGCGACTACAGTCCTGGGGTCTGGAAACAGTTGTCAGAGAAAGCAAAGGTCAGGATATTGACGCTGCCTGCGGCCAACTGCGGCGCAGGAATAGCCATCAGGCATGA